Proteins found in one Phoenicibacter congonensis genomic segment:
- a CDS encoding ParB/RepB/Spo0J family partition protein, giving the protein MAKEHKSGLGRGLSNLLGNNIEEKEFINPLIQPTGENTIVKEVVSDDDYKIVSRETQKPTPATSKISERDNVDSIKAFNSKESEDKHQNSGVVSTFNNQDLKDNATNDNEKEIKLEDNSKLVELSVELVEPNPDQPRTNFDENKLQELAHSIKDQGVLQPIVVRKKGDRYQIIAGERRWQASRIAGVKTIPATVIEANDSKALELALIENIQRDDLNPIEEAYAYKRLMDKLNYTQAELAKAVAKGRSTVANAIRLLDLPEKAQEAMFNGLITAGHARAVLSVPSAKGRDKLTEKIIEEKLTVREAESLARLLSIDPASRAKASNTKNIPPAYSAMAKSLKEVLGTNVKVKKGKKDNKLEISFKTEEELRKIYDKLAEE; this is encoded by the coding sequence GTGGCTAAAGAACATAAGAGTGGCTTAGGAAGGGGCCTCTCGAACCTTCTTGGAAATAACATCGAAGAAAAAGAGTTTATTAACCCTTTAATTCAACCAACAGGTGAAAATACAATTGTTAAAGAGGTTGTTTCTGATGATGACTATAAAATTGTTTCACGTGAAACACAAAAACCTACTCCAGCGACTTCAAAAATTAGTGAAAGAGATAATGTAGATTCGATTAAAGCTTTTAATTCTAAAGAAAGCGAAGATAAACATCAAAACAGTGGTGTTGTAAGTACATTTAATAATCAAGATCTTAAAGATAATGCTACAAATGATAATGAGAAAGAAATAAAGCTAGAAGATAATTCTAAACTTGTTGAGTTATCGGTTGAGTTAGTCGAACCGAATCCAGATCAACCTAGAACTAATTTTGATGAAAATAAACTTCAAGAGCTCGCTCATTCTATTAAAGACCAAGGTGTTCTACAGCCTATAGTAGTTCGTAAAAAAGGCGATAGATATCAAATCATTGCAGGCGAAAGAAGATGGCAAGCTTCGCGAATTGCAGGTGTAAAAACAATCCCTGCTACAGTTATTGAGGCGAATGATTCAAAAGCTTTAGAACTTGCTCTGATTGAAAATATACAAAGAGATGATTTAAATCCAATTGAAGAAGCTTATGCATATAAGCGTCTCATGGATAAGCTTAATTACACCCAAGCAGAACTTGCAAAAGCAGTTGCAAAAGGAAGATCTACTGTTGCAAATGCAATTAGACTTTTAGATTTACCTGAAAAAGCACAAGAAGCCATGTTTAACGGCTTAATTACTGCCGGACATGCGCGTGCTGTTTTGTCTGTTCCAAGCGCAAAAGGGCGTGATAAGCTCACAGAAAAGATTATTGAGGAGAAGCTCACTGTTAGAGAAGCAGAATCGCTTGCTCGCCTACTATCCATTGACCCCGCCTCTAGAGCGAAAGCTTCTAACACTAAAAATATCCCACCTGCCTATTCAGCAATGGCAAAGTCTTTAAAAGAAGTTCTTGGAACCAATGTGAAGGTAAAAAAAGGTAAGAAAGATAATAAGCTCGAGATTTCATTTAAAACTGAAGAAGAATTAAGAAAAATTTACGATAAACTTGCAGAAGAGTAA
- a CDS encoding HIRAN domain-containing protein, with translation MIFLPIYLKGVFLEKNLIDTRKKSITTLADTNKMGFSNISKPFSSEILLFRRVRVAGTKNIFNIEEIINDLKVNQKMVLLRDSKHLSDRWAVRVIDSKGRSVGFLSSDCSEVVSRLMDAGKKMFAKIENIEKRPHWNLIELEVYLDD, from the coding sequence TTGATTTTTTTGCCAATTTATTTAAAAGGAGTATTTTTGGAAAAAAACCTAATCGACACTAGAAAGAAATCGATAACTACACTTGCTGACACTAACAAGATGGGTTTTTCAAACATCTCCAAACCATTTAGTTCTGAAATTTTGTTATTCCGCAGGGTTAGAGTGGCTGGCACTAAAAACATTTTTAATATTGAAGAAATTATTAATGATTTAAAAGTTAATCAAAAAATGGTGTTGCTCAGAGATTCTAAACACTTAAGCGACCGGTGGGCAGTCAGAGTTATAGATTCTAAAGGCAGAAGTGTTGGATTTTTATCAAGTGATTGCAGCGAAGTTGTTTCTCGCCTAATGGATGCGGGAAAGAAGATGTTTGCAAAGATAGAAAACATTGAAAAAAGACCACACTGGAATCTGATTGAGCTTGAGGTGTATTTAGATGACTAA
- a CDS encoding ParA family protein, with translation MNSSLKPAGQTKIIAILNQKGGVGKSTTAINLSAALGQEGKHVLLIDLDPQGNSTSGIGVEKREVNQCIYDVLLNDVDIRDVIIKDICENVDIVPATINLAGAEVELVSEIARENRLKSKAGSLRGFYDYIFIDCPPSLGLLTINALVAADKLLIPIQCEFYALEGVTKLLDSMKRVRDYLNPTLDILGVVLTMFDGRQLLSKQVVEEVRNYFGRLMFNTIIPRNVKIAEAPGYAQPITDYAPLSKGSIAYKELAKEVIARG, from the coding sequence ATGAACTCTTCTTTAAAACCAGCAGGTCAAACTAAAATTATTGCCATATTAAATCAAAAAGGTGGTGTCGGGAAATCAACTACTGCCATCAATTTATCTGCTGCTTTAGGGCAAGAAGGAAAACATGTTTTACTAATTGATTTAGACCCTCAAGGCAATTCCACAAGTGGAATTGGGGTTGAAAAAAGAGAAGTGAATCAGTGTATTTATGATGTGCTTCTAAACGATGTTGACATTAGAGATGTGATAATTAAGGACATTTGTGAAAATGTTGACATTGTTCCTGCAACTATTAATCTTGCTGGTGCTGAAGTTGAATTAGTCTCAGAAATTGCTCGCGAAAATAGACTTAAGAGTAAAGCGGGTTCACTAAGAGGTTTTTATGATTATATTTTTATCGACTGCCCCCCTTCTTTAGGACTTTTAACAATTAATGCTTTAGTAGCAGCCGATAAATTATTGATCCCAATTCAGTGTGAATTCTATGCACTTGAAGGTGTGACAAAGTTGTTAGATTCAATGAAGAGAGTTAGAGATTATCTTAATCCAACGCTTGATATTTTAGGTGTAGTTTTAACGATGTTTGATGGACGTCAGCTTTTATCAAAACAGGTGGTTGAAGAAGTCAGAAACTATTTTGGAAGGCTGATGTTTAATACAATTATTCCACGCAATGTAAAAATTGCGGAAGCTCCTGGATATGCGCAACCAATTACCGATTATGCGCCTCTGTCTAAAGGGTCAATTGCATACAAAGAATTAGCAAAAGAGGTGATTGCTCGTGGCTAA
- a CDS encoding aldolase produces MQKLTAADVRVPMDVPAESRDTYIANFLKATRETGRLMLFACDQKIEHMNKDFYGEGIDIADCEPQHLFEIGKNGVIGVLAGQRGLVAQYAADYPEINYLIKMNSKTNLVKTSQEDPYSPQLTDLEAVLQMRENGVNVVGLGYTIYLGSEYEATMMAEAGQLIAQAHELGLLVVLWIYPRGKAVTAEKDPDLIAGAAGVALCLGADFVKVNPPKPEDGKTPAEALSIAAKAAGRTGLVCAGGGTVDAKTFLTQLYDQIHVGGACGNATGRNIHQRSLDEAVRLTKAISTITLADASVDEALEVFNGDKDFGYENI; encoded by the coding sequence ATGCAAAAACTAACAGCTGCTGATGTTCGTGTCCCAATGGATGTTCCAGCAGAATCACGTGACACATATATAGCAAACTTTTTAAAAGCAACTCGTGAGACCGGCAGATTGATGCTTTTCGCTTGTGACCAAAAAATCGAGCACATGAACAAAGATTTTTATGGAGAAGGAATTGATATAGCTGATTGTGAGCCACAACATCTTTTTGAAATTGGGAAAAATGGTGTAATTGGTGTTCTCGCGGGTCAGCGTGGATTAGTTGCTCAGTATGCTGCTGATTATCCAGAAATCAACTATTTAATCAAAATGAACAGTAAAACCAATCTTGTAAAAACTTCACAAGAGGATCCTTATTCACCACAGCTGACTGACCTGGAGGCTGTGCTGCAAATGCGCGAAAATGGCGTAAATGTCGTGGGTCTTGGCTACACAATTTATCTTGGCAGTGAATATGAAGCAACTATGATGGCTGAAGCAGGCCAGCTTATTGCTCAAGCACACGAACTTGGACTGCTTGTTGTCCTTTGGATTTACCCACGTGGAAAAGCCGTCACAGCAGAAAAAGATCCTGATTTGATTGCTGGTGCTGCTGGTGTTGCGCTTTGTTTGGGTGCTGATTTTGTAAAAGTTAATCCTCCAAAACCAGAAGATGGAAAAACTCCTGCAGAAGCACTTTCTATTGCTGCAAAAGCAGCTGGCAGAACCGGACTTGTTTGCGCGGGCGGTGGAACAGTTGACGCTAAGACATTCCTTACGCAACTATATGACCAAATCCATGTTGGTGGTGCCTGCGGCAATGCAACAGGCAGAAACATCCATCAACGCTCACTTGATGAAGCAGTTCGTTTAACTAAAGCTATTTCTACTATCACTCTAGCTGACGCATCTGTAGATGAGGCTCTTGAAGTTTTCAACGGCGACAAAGACTTTGGTTATGAAAATATCTAA
- a CDS encoding ABC transporter ATP-binding protein — MTRTDATPIIFLDNISVDFKTRTGSFMHPTIVHAVRDLTIKLMPGETIGIVGESGCGKSTTANVMCGLQSPTKGKVFFKGKDVTHRTAADRKTIGRVISVVFQDPATALNARMTISDQLMDPMKVHNVGTQKEREARVRELIGMVGLPESSLDALPGQLSGGQRQRVAIARALSLKPDAIIADEPTSALDVSVRAQILNLLMDLKKELGLAMVFISHDIQTVRYISDRVIVMNKGQMVETGPTKDIMRNPQDDYTKLLLGAAPSLLHPDASVLEG, encoded by the coding sequence ATGACTAGAACAGATGCAACTCCAATCATTTTCCTTGATAACATTTCTGTTGATTTTAAAACGAGAACTGGGTCATTTATGCACCCAACGATTGTTCACGCGGTTAGAGATTTGACAATTAAATTGATGCCAGGCGAGACGATTGGTATTGTTGGTGAGTCGGGTTGCGGAAAGTCGACCACTGCAAATGTTATGTGTGGATTGCAATCACCAACTAAAGGCAAGGTGTTCTTTAAGGGCAAAGATGTTACCCACAGAACAGCTGCTGACAGAAAAACAATTGGCCGCGTAATTTCTGTTGTTTTCCAAGATCCTGCTACAGCACTTAACGCTCGCATGACAATCTCTGACCAGTTAATGGACCCTATGAAAGTTCACAATGTTGGAACTCAAAAAGAGCGCGAGGCTCGTGTGCGTGAGCTGATTGGAATGGTTGGCTTGCCTGAAAGCTCACTTGATGCCTTGCCTGGGCAGCTGTCAGGTGGTCAGCGTCAGCGAGTTGCGATTGCACGTGCACTTTCATTGAAACCCGATGCGATTATTGCAGACGAACCAACCAGTGCACTTGATGTTTCTGTGCGCGCTCAAATTCTTAATCTCTTGATGGATTTGAAAAAGGAGCTTGGTTTAGCCATGGTGTTTATTTCACATGACATCCAAACTGTTCGTTATATTTCAGACAGGGTTATTGTTATGAATAAAGGTCAGATGGTAGAAACGGGCCCAACGAAAGACATCATGAGAAATCCACAGGATGATTATACGAAGTTATTGCTAGGTGCTGCTCCTTCGCTTTTGCATCCAGATGCAAGTGTGCTTGAGGGCTAG
- a CDS encoding ABC transporter substrate-binding protein, with amino-acid sequence MSNLASSCKKSLAAVVAVLACVGIAFSLWGCSGSGSGSSSDSGDKSREVKVCFVEIVENDAFVTMIDGFKQGMEDAGYTNVKYDVKNAQGDSSTLNQIAAQLKSSDYDVVVPIGTPPAQACANAGISTPMVFMSVTDPLNAGVTNSMENPDKGMTGTTNFADVEAIFTAAEELKPNILEKKVGIIYCSSDKNAQVTAEQARDYLTSRNIESEIKTVTNSSEVQQVGQALASDCGSIYVPADSIVQVAMAQLTDVATKAGIPVLGTDPVMTENGALESVSCTNDNLGVESAKLAIQLIEGKAIKDVPIYALPSTDRSVNKNTAAALGIEIPANSNFRVIG; translated from the coding sequence TTGAGTAATTTAGCATCTAGTTGTAAGAAATCATTAGCCGCGGTCGTTGCGGTTTTAGCTTGTGTTGGAATAGCTTTTTCACTTTGGGGATGTTCAGGAAGTGGCTCAGGCAGTTCTTCTGATTCTGGAGACAAGAGTCGAGAGGTTAAAGTTTGCTTCGTAGAAATTGTAGAAAATGACGCATTTGTCACGATGATAGATGGATTTAAACAGGGCATGGAAGACGCCGGCTACACCAATGTAAAATATGACGTTAAAAACGCACAGGGCGATTCTTCGACTTTGAACCAAATTGCAGCTCAACTTAAGAGCAGCGATTATGACGTGGTTGTGCCAATTGGAACACCACCTGCTCAAGCATGCGCAAATGCTGGAATTTCAACACCAATGGTGTTTATGAGTGTTACTGATCCTTTAAATGCAGGTGTGACAAATTCGATGGAGAATCCTGATAAAGGAATGACTGGTACGACAAACTTTGCAGATGTGGAGGCAATTTTTACAGCAGCCGAGGAATTGAAACCAAACATCTTGGAGAAAAAGGTTGGCATCATCTATTGCTCCAGTGACAAAAATGCGCAGGTTACAGCAGAGCAAGCTCGTGACTATTTAACTTCTAGAAACATTGAGTCTGAAATTAAAACTGTAACGAATTCAAGTGAAGTTCAGCAAGTAGGTCAAGCACTTGCATCAGATTGTGGAAGCATTTATGTCCCTGCCGATTCAATCGTTCAAGTTGCTATGGCTCAGTTGACTGACGTAGCAACAAAAGCTGGAATTCCAGTGCTGGGCACCGATCCAGTTATGACGGAGAACGGCGCACTTGAAAGCGTTTCATGCACAAATGACAACTTGGGTGTTGAATCAGCGAAGCTTGCAATTCAACTAATCGAAGGAAAAGCAATTAAAGATGTCCCTATCTACGCTTTGCCTTCGACCGACCGTTCTGTAAACAAAAACACAGCTGCTGCTTTAGGAATTGAGATTCCAGCAAACAGCAACTTTAGAGTAATTGGCTAG
- a CDS encoding dipeptide/oligopeptide/nickel ABC transporter permease/ATP-binding protein, with protein sequence MAELNKTKIADAKGSIAPKGLLRGNTTNKLSAGKVLLRRWNAMSIRARISLIVLLLVVLTAVLANFLAPMSPYEIFTARQAPDSTFLFGTDDKGRDVLSRMMYGARYSLVIGLGATTFALVFGSIIGSVAAVVRPWVSNLIMRILDIIMSFPGIALAATFVIVFGNSLPSLIFAIGFLYIPQLARIVRANVMSEYNQDYVRAVVVSGAKAPYILFKHVIRNCIAPVLVFTIVLVADAIVFEASLSFISAGIPEPTPTWGNILADARGGVLAGQWWQAMFPGLAIMITVLCLNIFSEGITDAMAAPAKAPVAKGDDKLDSDREADMFVSNPKLAYEAQREMLTKRLAALKETEEKRKDRFSAKTDVPPVLEVKDLCIRFPRHGEVNVVDHLSFVVRPRQTMGLVGESGCGKSITSLAIMGLLDRKAHISGEVLYNGNNLLALNEKDMNELRGKEIAMIYQDALSSLNPSMTIKAQMKQLTERGGTRNAEELLTLVGLDPERTLRSYPHELSGGQRQRVLIAMALTRDPKVVIADEPTTALDVTVQKQVISLLNKLQAELGFAMVFVSHDLALVAEVANSITVMYAGQIVEQGPVRDILTHPIHEYTRGLLGSVLSIEAGGDRLHQVPGSVPSPKDFPEGDRFRPRSSHPDKISPIPPMLKQIEGTDHYYAELPDSELKRLGIEPYKINVEAAKLDALEEKGADND encoded by the coding sequence ATGGCTGAATTAAACAAAACAAAAATTGCGGACGCAAAGGGTTCAATCGCTCCGAAAGGATTGCTGCGCGGAAACACAACTAATAAACTAAGTGCAGGTAAGGTTCTGCTTCGTCGATGGAACGCAATGAGCATCCGTGCGAGGATTTCACTCATTGTTTTACTATTAGTTGTCCTCACAGCAGTGTTAGCAAATTTCCTGGCGCCAATGTCTCCATATGAGATTTTCACTGCACGTCAGGCACCAGATTCTACTTTCTTGTTTGGCACCGATGACAAAGGTCGTGACGTTTTGTCAAGAATGATGTATGGCGCGAGATATTCGCTCGTAATCGGTCTTGGGGCGACAACATTCGCATTGGTGTTTGGCTCTATCATTGGTTCTGTTGCAGCTGTTGTTCGTCCTTGGGTGTCAAATCTCATCATGAGAATTCTTGACATTATTATGAGCTTCCCGGGAATTGCATTAGCAGCAACTTTTGTCATCGTTTTTGGCAATAGCCTTCCATCACTAATTTTTGCGATTGGCTTTCTGTACATTCCACAGCTCGCGAGAATCGTTCGAGCCAACGTAATGAGTGAATATAATCAGGATTATGTTCGAGCTGTAGTTGTTAGCGGTGCAAAAGCTCCCTATATTCTTTTTAAACACGTAATCAGGAACTGCATTGCACCAGTTCTCGTTTTTACTATTGTTTTGGTTGCTGACGCTATTGTGTTTGAGGCTTCGCTTTCGTTTATCAGCGCAGGCATTCCTGAGCCAACACCAACATGGGGCAACATTTTAGCTGACGCTCGTGGTGGGGTTCTTGCTGGACAATGGTGGCAAGCGATGTTCCCAGGCCTTGCAATTATGATTACTGTTCTTTGCTTGAACATTTTCAGTGAAGGAATTACAGATGCAATGGCAGCTCCAGCGAAAGCGCCAGTTGCCAAAGGTGATGACAAACTTGATTCTGATCGTGAAGCTGACATGTTTGTGTCTAACCCTAAACTTGCATATGAAGCGCAACGAGAAATGTTGACGAAGCGTTTGGCAGCCTTAAAAGAAACTGAAGAGAAGAGAAAAGACCGTTTCTCTGCTAAAACTGATGTGCCTCCAGTTCTTGAAGTTAAAGATTTGTGCATTCGATTCCCACGTCACGGAGAGGTTAATGTTGTAGATCACTTGAGCTTCGTAGTTCGTCCTCGCCAAACTATGGGTTTGGTTGGTGAGTCAGGTTGCGGTAAATCAATCACATCTCTTGCAATCATGGGTCTTCTTGATCGTAAAGCGCACATTTCTGGTGAAGTTCTATACAACGGAAACAACCTTCTTGCTCTAAATGAGAAAGACATGAATGAACTTCGTGGCAAAGAAATAGCGATGATTTATCAAGATGCTCTTTCTTCTTTGAATCCATCAATGACAATTAAGGCTCAAATGAAGCAACTCACTGAACGTGGTGGAACTCGCAACGCTGAGGAGCTACTTACCTTAGTGGGTCTCGATCCTGAGCGCACCCTTCGTTCATATCCTCATGAGTTGTCAGGTGGCCAGCGCCAAAGGGTTCTCATCGCAATGGCTTTAACGCGCGATCCTAAAGTCGTGATTGCTGACGAACCCACAACTGCTCTTGACGTTACTGTTCAAAAGCAAGTTATCTCTCTTTTGAACAAACTTCAAGCTGAACTTGGATTCGCGATGGTGTTCGTGAGTCATGACCTTGCTCTTGTAGCCGAAGTTGCAAATTCAATTACTGTTATGTATGCAGGACAAATTGTGGAGCAAGGTCCTGTGCGTGACATTTTAACTCACCCAATTCATGAGTACACTCGTGGTCTTCTTGGTTCAGTGCTTTCAATCGAGGCAGGTGGAGATCGTTTGCACCAAGTTCCTGGATCTGTACCTTCTCCTAAAGACTTCCCTGAAGGAGACCGTTTTAGACCACGCTCGAGCCATCCTGATAAAATATCTCCTATTCCACCAATGCTGAAGCAGATTGAAGGAACTGATCATTATTATGCCGAGCTTCCTGATTCTGAGTTGAAGCGTTTAGGAATTGAGCCCTACAAAATCAACGTTGAAGCAGCAAAGCTTGATGCACTTGAGGAGAAAGGAGCTGACAATGACTAG
- the rlmN gene encoding 23S rRNA (adenine(2503)-C(2))-methyltransferase RlmN — MEDKNIFNQNLNELTDILVSAGEKKFRAKQVYEWIHNHPITSYDDMNNVPKSAREFLAINYPIDELRVTDIQFSSDGTRKYLFKLNDGNVVESVLIPNSDGRITACISSQVGCSMGCAFCATGFHGFKRNLSSQEIFLQISAMEKENGERVGNVVVMGQGEPFLNYENTIEAIKVLNRFEAFKIAARKITVSTCGVIQGIKKISEESEQFGLAISLHSAVQSSRNVIMPNTKNMPLNELSEAINNYVKNTNRRVTFEYILLKGINEDDEHLKALIDFCDNKLCHVNLLQFNKVDCCDFQPSSSHRLKEFERCLHDHGIACSIRHSKGADIDSACGQLSNRTSA, encoded by the coding sequence ATGGAAGATAAAAATATATTTAATCAAAATCTCAACGAGCTAACAGACATTCTAGTCTCTGCAGGAGAAAAAAAATTTAGAGCTAAACAAGTGTATGAGTGGATTCATAATCATCCGATTACTAGTTATGATGATATGAATAATGTTCCAAAATCTGCTAGGGAGTTCCTTGCAATTAATTATCCAATTGATGAACTAAGAGTAACTGATATTCAATTTTCATCTGATGGAACTAGGAAATATCTATTCAAATTAAATGATGGTAATGTTGTTGAATCTGTCTTGATTCCAAACAGCGACGGAAGAATAACAGCGTGCATCTCATCTCAAGTTGGTTGTTCTATGGGCTGCGCATTTTGTGCTACAGGTTTTCATGGTTTTAAAAGAAACTTGAGTTCTCAAGAGATTTTCCTTCAAATTTCTGCAATGGAAAAAGAAAATGGAGAACGTGTTGGTAATGTAGTTGTTATGGGTCAAGGAGAACCTTTTTTGAACTACGAAAACACTATAGAAGCAATAAAAGTTCTTAATCGGTTTGAAGCTTTTAAAATTGCGGCAAGAAAAATTACTGTGTCTACGTGTGGAGTAATTCAAGGAATAAAAAAAATTAGCGAAGAGTCAGAACAATTCGGCCTCGCCATTTCGCTTCACAGCGCCGTTCAGAGCAGCAGAAATGTAATAATGCCAAATACTAAAAACATGCCTTTAAATGAACTCTCAGAGGCTATTAATAATTATGTTAAAAATACAAATCGTAGAGTAACGTTCGAATATATTCTTTTAAAAGGGATTAATGAAGATGACGAGCATTTAAAGGCTCTGATTGATTTTTGCGATAATAAGTTATGTCATGTAAATCTCTTGCAATTTAATAAAGTTGATTGTTGCGATTTTCAACCTTCAAGTTCTCATCGCTTAAAAGAATTTGAACGTTGCCTTCATGATCACGGAATAGCATGTTCGATTAGACATTCAAAGGGAGCTGATATAGATAGTGCATGCGGTCAACTCTCAAATAGAACAAGCGCTTAA
- a CDS encoding J domain-containing protein has translation MSIIEIDVNSAFFSALRNKARTKEPFVGEEKQHLITKLKKTRDHIIELVMEREDILLQQNPAIEADYMVKVGAYELKCAEAELSARRAKRKLALCQAQVNLGNPVDEDQIENELDAELEKWMLDVQQKQVQVFSLLDRRSSSTVMSQSDSKKLKEIYRKLCKKLHPDLNPLLTDYELNLFSGIQKAYERGDLATLEAYLWLLDEPEEIDDSKKCEEELTAEIALLEAQASVQKEMLEDLKNNYPYNLIDKLSNANWVFETVSVFKTKTKEYLDIKDAYEEEIKNLLS, from the coding sequence TTGTCTATAATTGAAATAGATGTTAATTCTGCATTTTTTTCTGCTCTGAGGAACAAGGCAAGAACCAAGGAGCCGTTTGTGGGGGAAGAAAAACAACATTTAATCACTAAATTAAAGAAAACACGCGACCACATTATTGAACTTGTGATGGAGCGAGAAGACATTCTTTTGCAACAAAACCCTGCTATTGAAGCTGACTATATGGTTAAAGTCGGAGCCTATGAATTAAAGTGTGCTGAGGCAGAATTGTCAGCAAGAAGAGCTAAAAGAAAGTTAGCACTGTGTCAGGCTCAAGTTAATTTGGGTAATCCAGTCGACGAGGACCAAATAGAAAATGAGTTAGATGCAGAGCTTGAGAAGTGGATGCTAGATGTCCAACAGAAACAGGTTCAAGTTTTTTCACTTTTGGATAGACGTTCTAGCTCAACAGTTATGAGCCAATCGGATTCAAAAAAACTAAAAGAGATTTATAGGAAGCTTTGTAAAAAACTGCATCCTGATTTAAACCCTCTTCTTACCGACTATGAGTTAAATTTATTTTCTGGAATTCAAAAAGCCTATGAGCGTGGAGATCTAGCCACTCTTGAGGCATATCTTTGGTTACTAGATGAACCTGAGGAAATCGATGACAGTAAAAAATGCGAGGAAGAACTCACTGCAGAAATTGCACTTTTAGAAGCACAAGCAAGTGTTCAAAAAGAAATGCTAGAGGATTTAAAAAACAACTACCCATATAACTTAATTGACAAGTTGTCTAATGCTAACTGGGTTTTTGAAACAGTTAGCGTTTTTAAAACAAAAACCAAAGAATATCTAGATATTAAAGATGCATATGAAGAAGAGATTAAAAACCTCTTGTCTTGA
- a CDS encoding ABC transporter permease: protein MSKLLRLIGNRLIWLPVMIIGVTVLVFFIMSLSPIDPAYSVLGENATEAQAAAYRAEHGLDLPVVVQYFNFMGGLLHGDLGTYGANNASVADQVMRALPVTLQLTFFGLIIGVIASLILGVISALYRDRWPDHIIRVFSIACIATPSFWLAVLLILQFQGTLPVAGKLPSISSDFGGWFMRMLLPAISLGVPVTGQLTRVVRTSMVEELDKDYVRTARGAGIPYAVVVARNVLRNALITPVTVLGLRIGYLIGGAVIIEVIFNLPGMGMTIVSAIQSNYIYLVQGVVLTVAVAFILINIIVDMLYILIDPRIRSV from the coding sequence ATGAGTAAATTGTTGCGTTTGATTGGGAACCGACTGATTTGGTTGCCAGTCATGATCATTGGCGTTACTGTCCTTGTGTTTTTTATAATGTCTCTTTCTCCAATTGACCCAGCCTATTCGGTCCTTGGAGAAAATGCTACAGAAGCACAGGCTGCAGCATATCGTGCCGAACATGGGCTAGATTTGCCAGTTGTAGTTCAGTATTTCAATTTTATGGGTGGGCTTTTACATGGAGACCTCGGAACTTATGGTGCAAACAACGCCAGTGTAGCTGACCAAGTTATGCGTGCGTTGCCAGTCACACTTCAATTAACATTTTTCGGTCTCATCATCGGTGTGATAGCCTCTTTGATTCTTGGTGTGATTTCAGCTCTTTACCGTGATCGTTGGCCCGACCACATCATTCGTGTTTTTTCCATCGCATGCATCGCAACTCCATCTTTCTGGCTTGCTGTTCTTTTAATTTTGCAATTCCAAGGAACGCTTCCTGTTGCTGGGAAGTTGCCAAGCATTTCGTCTGATTTCGGCGGTTGGTTTATGCGAATGCTTCTGCCAGCTATTTCTTTGGGAGTCCCAGTAACTGGCCAGTTAACTCGCGTAGTAAGAACTTCGATGGTTGAAGAACTTGACAAAGACTATGTTAGAACCGCGCGTGGAGCAGGCATTCCCTATGCTGTGGTTGTTGCGCGCAATGTTTTGCGTAACGCACTCATCACGCCAGTTACAGTCCTTGGTTTAAGAATTGGCTATTTAATTGGTGGAGCTGTGATTATTGAGGTTATTTTTAATCTTCCAGGAATGGGCATGACAATTGTTTCAGCTATCCAATCTAACTACATTTATCTTGTTCAAGGCGTTGTTCTGACTGTGGCAGTTGCATTTATTTTGATTAACATCATCGTAGACATGCTCTACATTTTGATTGACCCAAGAATTAGGAGTGTTTAG
- the tadA gene encoding tRNA adenosine(34) deaminase TadA: protein MNDEEYMKIAIEEAKQAEIEGEVPIGAIVVDAEGKIIARSHNLREQLHSPAAHAEHIAIEKASKIKQAWRLTGCTVYVTLEPCIMCAGLMHQARIDRCVFGAYDKKAGALVTLYKVAEDARLNHNFKVKGGVLEKECATLLSQFFKKRR, encoded by the coding sequence ATGAACGACGAAGAATACATGAAAATTGCAATTGAAGAAGCGAAGCAAGCGGAAATAGAAGGCGAAGTGCCAATTGGAGCGATTGTAGTTGATGCTGAAGGTAAAATCATCGCTCGCTCACACAACTTGAGAGAACAACTTCACAGCCCTGCTGCGCACGCAGAGCACATTGCGATTGAAAAAGCTTCCAAAATAAAACAAGCTTGGCGCCTCACTGGGTGCACAGTCTATGTCACACTAGAGCCTTGCATAATGTGTGCGGGCCTCATGCACCAGGCGCGAATTGACAGATGCGTCTTCGGAGCATATGACAAAAAAGCCGGAGCGCTTGTTACGCTTTATAAAGTCGCAGAAGATGCGCGACTAAACCACAACTTTAAAGTAAAAGGTGGCGTTCTTGAAAAAGAATGCGCCACCTTGTTGTCTCAGTTTTTCAAAAAACGCAGATAA